In Pedobacter heparinus DSM 2366, the following are encoded in one genomic region:
- the gnd gene encoding decarboxylating NADP(+)-dependent phosphogluconate dehydrogenase — protein MEAISDIGVIGIAVMGENLILNMESKGFSVTAYNRSVDKVEKFVNGRAKGKNIFGAMSIEEFIGSLKRPRKVMLMVKAGRPVDDFIETLIPLLEPGDIIIDGGNSHFPDTERRVKYVESKGLLYIGTGVSGGEEGALLGPSIMPGGSKAAWESVKPIFQAIAAKVEDGSPCCEWIGDGGSGHFVKMVHNGIEYGDMQLINETYQVMKDMLGMSADDMQKVFAEWNKGELNSYLIEITSDILAFKDEDGAPLVDKILDTAGQKGTGKWTGTVALELGVPLTLIAESVFSRCLSALKDERVAASKVLTGPTPTFEGDKAAFINDLRDALYAAKVISYAQGYQMIQAAALEYGWQLDYGSIALMWREGCIIRSSFLGKIKEAFDKNPALQNLILDDFFKDKILQAQAGWRRVVAAAVLNGIPVPCISAGINYFDGYRSARLPANLLQAQRDYFGAHTYERLDGPRGQFFHTNWTGRGGETSSTTYGV, from the coding sequence ATGGAAGCGATTTCTGACATAGGCGTTATAGGTATTGCGGTAATGGGTGAAAACCTCATTCTGAATATGGAGAGTAAAGGCTTTAGTGTTACAGCCTATAACCGTAGTGTTGATAAGGTAGAAAAGTTTGTGAATGGACGCGCCAAGGGAAAAAATATTTTTGGAGCGATGTCTATAGAAGAGTTTATTGGTTCATTAAAGCGTCCGCGTAAGGTGATGCTGATGGTGAAAGCCGGACGTCCTGTTGATGATTTTATTGAAACACTTATTCCATTACTGGAACCTGGTGATATCATTATAGATGGCGGCAACTCTCATTTTCCTGATACGGAAAGACGTGTTAAATATGTAGAAAGTAAAGGATTGTTGTATATAGGTACTGGTGTTTCCGGAGGAGAAGAAGGCGCTTTATTGGGCCCCTCTATTATGCCGGGCGGCAGCAAGGCTGCATGGGAATCTGTAAAACCGATCTTTCAAGCTATAGCAGCAAAGGTAGAAGACGGTTCGCCATGCTGTGAGTGGATCGGAGATGGGGGATCAGGTCATTTTGTGAAAATGGTTCACAATGGTATAGAGTATGGCGATATGCAACTGATCAATGAAACCTATCAGGTGATGAAAGATATGCTGGGTATGTCGGCCGACGATATGCAGAAGGTATTTGCGGAATGGAATAAAGGTGAACTGAACAGTTATCTGATTGAGATAACGAGTGATATCCTGGCCTTTAAAGATGAAGACGGAGCGCCTTTAGTGGATAAGATCCTGGATACTGCCGGACAAAAAGGTACCGGTAAATGGACAGGTACTGTAGCGCTTGAACTGGGTGTTCCCCTTACCTTAATTGCGGAGTCTGTATTTTCAAGATGTTTGTCTGCCTTAAAGGATGAACGTGTAGCGGCTTCTAAGGTATTAACCGGCCCTACACCTACATTTGAAGGCGATAAGGCTGCGTTTATCAATGACCTGCGTGACGCGTTGTATGCTGCTAAAGTGATCTCTTATGCACAAGGTTATCAAATGATCCAGGCTGCTGCACTAGAGTACGGCTGGCAATTGGATTATGGCAGTATCGCCCTGATGTGGCGTGAAGGATGTATCATCAGGTCTTCTTTCTTAGGCAAAATAAAAGAAGCTTTTGATAAAAACCCTGCTTTGCAAAACCTGATCCTTGATGATTTCTTCAAAGACAAAATCCTTCAGGCCCAGGCCGGATGGAGAAGGGTAGTGGCTGCTGCTGTCCTTAATGGAATTCCGGTGCCTTGTATCAGCGCGGGGATCAACTATTTTGACGGTTACAGAAGTGCACGTTTACCGGCAAACCTTTTACAGGCACAGCGGGATTATTTTGGCGCACATACCTATGAACGTTTAGATGGACCACGTGGTCAGTTCTTTCATACCAACTGGACGGGGCGCGGAGGAGAAACGTCTTCCACTACTTATGGTGTTTAG
- a CDS encoding Y-family DNA polymerase codes for MQKRFVTLWFRHLLTDWLALRKPELKGVPFVFATPDHGRMVITATTIEAELQGINVGMVAADAKAIVPSLQVVDDIPGKDLKLLSLLGEWCIRYTPFVTVDLPDGLILDISGCTHLWGDERSYLKEVVTRLRSKGFDVRGAMADTVGTAWAIARFGKVKPIIEPGEQAEALLSLPPEALRLDNRITERLQKLGLRNIRSFIHMQRSALRRRFGQQLLLRLDQALGNEQELLQPLQPIEAYSERLPCLEPIRTAIGIEIAIKQLLEMLCLRLKQDGKGLRTAILKCYRIDGELEQVSIGTSSATYHISHLFKLFELKIATITPALGIELFVMEASKTEDVPLVQEGLWAGSLGLEARAVTELIDRLAGKVGANAIHRYLPVAHYWPERSVKAVGTLQEKPQMSWKSDKPRPIWLLDKPERIEVTALIPDSPPMLFIYKSKVHQIRKADGPERIEREWWLENGEHRDYYSVEDAAGKRYWLFRSGHYSDDKSHQWFIHGFFA; via the coding sequence ATGCAAAAACGATTTGTAACCTTATGGTTTCGTCACTTACTGACGGACTGGCTTGCCCTCCGCAAGCCGGAGCTAAAGGGTGTGCCTTTTGTTTTTGCTACACCAGATCATGGCCGTATGGTGATTACCGCCACTACCATTGAAGCGGAATTACAGGGAATAAATGTTGGGATGGTGGCAGCGGATGCCAAAGCTATTGTTCCATCTTTGCAGGTAGTGGATGATATTCCTGGTAAAGACCTGAAACTGCTGAGCTTGCTGGGCGAATGGTGCATTCGTTATACACCTTTTGTAACGGTCGATTTACCTGATGGCTTGATACTGGATATTTCCGGTTGTACCCATTTGTGGGGTGATGAAAGAAGTTATTTAAAAGAAGTGGTTACCCGTTTGAGAAGCAAAGGCTTTGATGTGCGTGGCGCTATGGCCGATACTGTTGGCACAGCCTGGGCAATTGCCCGCTTCGGAAAGGTAAAACCGATCATTGAGCCCGGCGAGCAGGCTGAGGCTTTACTTTCATTACCGCCCGAGGCGCTACGATTAGACAATAGGATTACAGAACGGCTGCAAAAACTAGGGCTCAGGAATATCCGCAGTTTTATCCATATGCAGCGCTCCGCTCTACGTCGGCGTTTCGGCCAACAGCTGCTATTACGACTTGACCAGGCACTGGGTAATGAGCAGGAATTGTTGCAGCCCTTGCAACCAATCGAGGCCTATAGCGAACGCTTGCCCTGCCTGGAGCCGATCAGAACAGCTATCGGGATAGAGATCGCAATCAAACAATTATTGGAAATGCTTTGTCTGCGCCTGAAACAAGACGGCAAAGGCTTACGGACTGCCATTTTAAAATGTTATCGTATAGATGGCGAACTGGAACAGGTCAGCATTGGCACCAGCAGTGCTACTTATCATATTTCGCATTTGTTCAAGCTTTTTGAACTAAAGATTGCTACCATTACACCGGCTTTGGGTATCGAGTTATTTGTAATGGAAGCGTCCAAAACAGAAGATGTACCACTCGTTCAGGAAGGATTATGGGCAGGAAGTCTGGGCCTTGAAGCCAGGGCAGTAACAGAACTGATCGACCGCTTGGCGGGCAAGGTGGGTGCAAATGCAATCCACCGTTACCTGCCGGTAGCGCACTACTGGCCGGAACGTTCTGTTAAAGCTGTCGGCACACTCCAGGAAAAACCTCAAATGAGCTGGAAGAGCGATAAGCCACGGCCCATATGGTTATTGGACAAGCCGGAACGGATTGAAGTAACAGCGTTGATTCCTGATAGTCCGCCTATGCTTTTTATTTATAAAAGCAAGGTACATCAGATCAGAAAAGCAGATGGTCCCGAACGTATTGAACGGGAGTGGTGGCTGGAAAATGGTGAGCACCGCGATTATTATAGTGTAGAAGATGCAGCTGGCAAACGCTATTGGTTGTTCCGGTCGGGGCATTATTCTGATGATAAGTCCCATCAATGGTTTATACATGGATTTTTCGCATAA
- a CDS encoding OmpA family protein, which produces MRTRTIVFLALLLPAAYSCKTKKILAKSPETAETKSTDNEIFNIQRELPGDQVERTAAGIRFTFSSEILFPTNSSYLNEKSKSRIDDVAKVIRNKYADRKVLVEGHSDKTGTPEYNLWLSEKRAASVKTYLVSLGIPEANIKTSGLGDTRPVADNKTKEGRLINRRVEVTVLKAD; this is translated from the coding sequence ATGAGAACCAGAACAATCGTATTTCTAGCTTTATTGCTGCCAGCTGCTTATTCTTGTAAGACTAAAAAAATCCTGGCCAAATCACCCGAAACTGCCGAAACCAAAAGTACCGATAACGAAATATTTAACATCCAGAGAGAGCTGCCTGGCGATCAGGTAGAACGTACAGCCGCAGGGATCAGATTTACATTCAGTTCGGAAATATTGTTCCCTACCAATTCTTCTTACCTAAATGAAAAATCAAAAAGCAGGATTGATGATGTGGCAAAAGTGATCAGAAATAAATATGCCGATAGAAAAGTATTGGTTGAAGGCCACTCCGATAAGACCGGAACCCCGGAATACAATTTGTGGTTATCAGAAAAAAGAGCTGCCTCTGTAAAAACTTATCTGGTAAGTTTAGGAATTCCTGAAGCAAACATTAAAACTTCAGGATTGGGAGATACTCGCCCTGTTGCCGACAATAAAACCAAAGAAGGCAGATTGATCAACCGGCGTGTTGAAGTAACGGTATTGAAAGCTGATTAA
- the hepB gene encoding heparin/heparin-sulfate lyase HepB, with translation MKRQLYLYVIFVVVELMVFTTKGYSQTKADVVWKDVDGVSMPIPPKTHPRLYLREQQVPDLKNRMNDPKLKKVWADMIKMQEDWKPADIPEVKDFRFYFNQKGLTVRVELMALNYLMTKDPKVGREAITSIIDTLETATFKPAGDISRGIGLFMVTGAIVYDWCYDQLKPEEKTRFVKAFVRLAKMLECGYPPVKDKSIVGHASEWMIMRDLLSVGIAIYDEFPEMYNLAAGRFFKEHLVARNWFYPSHNYHQGMSYLNVRFTNDLFALWILDRMGAGNVFNPGQQFILYDAIYKRRPDGQILAGGDVDYSRKKPKYYTMPALLAGSYYKDEYLNYEFLKDPNVEPHCKLFEFLWRDTQLGSRKPDDLPLSRYSGSPFGWMIARTGWGPESVIAEMKVNEYSFLNHQHQDAGAFQIYYKGPLAIDAGSYTGSSGGYNSPHNKNFFKRTIAHNSLLIYDPKETFSSSGYGGSDHTDFAANDGGQRLPGKGWIAPRDLKEMLAGDFRTGKILAQGFGPDNQTPDYTYLKGDITAAYSAKVKEVKRSFLFLNLKDAKVPAAMIVFDKVVASNPDFKKFWLLHSIEQPEIKGNQITIKRTKNGDSGMLVNTALLPDAANSNITSIGGKGKDFWVFGTNYTNDPKPGTDEALERGEWRVEITPKKAAAEDYYLNVIQIADNTQQKLHEVKRIDGDKVVGVQLADRIVTFSKTSETVDRPFGFSVVGKGTFKFVMTDLLPGTWQVLKDGKILYPALSAKGDDGALYFEGTEGTYRFLR, from the coding sequence ATGAAAAGACAATTATACCTGTATGTGATTTTTGTTGTAGTTGAACTTATGGTTTTTACAACAAAGGGCTATTCCCAAACCAAGGCCGATGTGGTTTGGAAAGACGTGGATGGCGTATCTATGCCCATACCCCCTAAGACCCACCCGCGTTTGTATCTACGTGAGCAGCAAGTTCCTGACCTGAAAAACAGGATGAACGACCCTAAACTGAAAAAAGTTTGGGCCGATATGATCAAGATGCAGGAAGACTGGAAGCCAGCTGATATTCCTGAAGTTAAAGACTTTCGTTTTTATTTTAACCAGAAAGGGCTTACTGTAAGGGTTGAACTAATGGCCCTGAACTATCTGATGACCAAGGATCCAAAGGTAGGACGGGAAGCCATCACTTCAATTATTGATACCCTTGAAACTGCAACTTTTAAACCAGCAGGTGATATTTCGAGAGGGATAGGCCTGTTTATGGTTACAGGGGCCATTGTGTATGACTGGTGCTACGATCAGCTGAAACCAGAAGAGAAAACACGTTTTGTGAAGGCATTTGTGAGGCTGGCCAAAATGCTCGAATGTGGTTATCCTCCGGTAAAAGACAAGTCTATTGTTGGGCATGCTTCCGAATGGATGATCATGCGGGACCTGCTTTCTGTAGGGATTGCCATTTACGATGAATTCCCTGAGATGTATAACCTGGCTGCGGGTCGTTTTTTCAAAGAACACCTGGTTGCCCGCAACTGGTTTTATCCCTCGCATAACTACCATCAGGGTATGTCATACCTGAACGTAAGATTTACCAACGACCTTTTTGCCCTCTGGATATTAGACCGGATGGGCGCTGGTAATGTGTTTAATCCAGGGCAGCAGTTTATCCTTTATGACGCGATCTATAAACGCCGCCCCGATGGACAGATTTTAGCAGGTGGAGATGTAGATTATTCCAGGAAAAAACCAAAATATTATACGATGCCTGCATTGCTTGCAGGTAGCTATTATAAAGATGAATACCTTAATTACGAATTCCTGAAAGATCCCAATGTTGAGCCACATTGCAAATTGTTCGAATTTTTATGGCGCGATACCCAGTTGGGAAGTCGTAAGCCTGATGATTTGCCACTTTCCAGGTACTCAGGATCGCCTTTTGGATGGATGATTGCCCGTACCGGATGGGGTCCGGAAAGTGTGATTGCAGAGATGAAAGTCAACGAATATTCCTTTCTTAACCATCAGCATCAGGATGCAGGAGCCTTCCAGATCTATTACAAAGGCCCGCTGGCCATAGATGCAGGCTCGTATACTGGTTCTTCAGGAGGTTATAACAGTCCGCACAACAAGAACTTTTTTAAGCGGACTATTGCACACAATAGCTTGCTGATTTACGATCCTAAAGAAACTTTCAGTTCGTCGGGATATGGTGGAAGTGACCATACCGATTTTGCTGCCAACGATGGTGGTCAGCGGCTGCCCGGAAAAGGTTGGATTGCACCCCGCGACCTTAAAGAAATGCTGGCAGGCGATTTCAGGACCGGCAAAATTCTTGCCCAGGGCTTTGGTCCGGATAACCAAACCCCTGATTATACTTATCTGAAAGGAGACATTACAGCAGCTTATTCGGCAAAAGTGAAGGAAGTAAAACGTTCATTTCTATTCCTGAACCTTAAGGATGCCAAAGTTCCGGCAGCGATGATCGTTTTTGACAAGGTAGTTGCTTCCAATCCTGATTTTAAGAAGTTCTGGTTGTTGCACAGTATTGAGCAGCCTGAAATAAAGGGGAATCAGATTACCATAAAACGTACAAAAAACGGTGATAGTGGGATGTTGGTGAATACGGCTTTGCTGCCGGATGCGGCCAATTCAAACATTACCTCCATTGGCGGCAAGGGCAAAGACTTCTGGGTGTTTGGTACCAATTATACCAATGATCCTAAACCGGGCACGGATGAAGCATTGGAACGTGGAGAATGGCGTGTGGAAATCACTCCAAAAAAGGCAGCAGCCGAAGATTACTACCTGAATGTGATACAGATTGCCGACAATACACAGCAAAAATTACACGAGGTGAAGCGTATTGACGGTGACAAGGTTGTTGGTGTGCAGCTTGCTGACAGGATAGTTACTTTTAGCAAAACTTCAGAAACTGTTGATCGTCCCTTTGGCTTTTCCGTTGTTGGTAAAGGAACATTCAAATTTGTGATGACCGATCTTTTACCCGGTACCTGGCAGGTGCTGAAAGACGGAAAAATACTTTATCCTGCGCTTTCTGCCAAAGGTGATGATGGAGCCCTTTATTTTGAAGGAACTGAAGGAACCTACCGTTTTTTGAGATAA
- a CDS encoding DinB family protein, which yields MLRQFSKYNNWANSLLLTALKENESAVPGSCIRLFSHIANAQTIWVARINGFEPAVTVWQVHDLKTCALLLEKSADALAQIAYPDIPDSRIITYKTFTGDSYETAVADILLHVCNHGTYHRAQIAKDMKLNNLEPVNTDYIQFVRLH from the coding sequence ATGCTAAGACAATTCTCTAAATATAACAATTGGGCCAATTCGCTTTTGTTAACTGCCTTAAAAGAAAACGAAAGCGCAGTCCCCGGGTCCTGCATCAGGCTATTTAGCCACATTGCAAATGCGCAAACGATATGGGTCGCCAGGATCAATGGATTTGAACCTGCCGTGACCGTATGGCAGGTACATGATCTTAAAACCTGCGCCCTGTTACTTGAAAAAAGTGCAGATGCACTGGCTCAAATAGCCTATCCCGATATACCAGACTCCAGAATCATAACATACAAAACTTTTACAGGTGACAGTTATGAAACCGCTGTTGCCGATATCTTGTTGCACGTTTGCAATCATGGCACTTATCACCGTGCCCAGATCGCAAAAGATATGAAGCTAAATAATCTAGAACCTGTTAATACAGATTATATCCAGTTTGTACGCTTGCACTAA
- a CDS encoding secondary thiamine-phosphate synthase enzyme YjbQ, whose protein sequence is MDIYQTTLTLRARKRGFHLITDEILMEFPEIKSLRTGICQVFIQHTSASLTINENADPTVRGDFETFFNKAVQENDPDYKHDYEGVDDMPAHIKSSILGSSVTMPIRNGKLALGMWQGIYLCEHRDHGGERKLIVTAWGV, encoded by the coding sequence ATGGATATTTATCAGACAACGTTAACATTACGTGCAAGAAAAAGAGGATTTCATCTGATTACTGATGAGATACTGATGGAATTTCCAGAAATTAAATCATTGAGAACCGGAATCTGTCAGGTTTTTATTCAGCATACTTCCGCGTCACTTACCATTAATGAAAATGCGGATCCAACAGTGCGCGGGGATTTTGAAACCTTTTTTAATAAAGCAGTTCAGGAAAACGATCCTGATTACAAGCATGATTATGAGGGTGTAGATGATATGCCCGCACATATAAAATCTTCTATACTGGGTAGTTCAGTAACTATGCCCATCCGTAATGGAAAATTGGCCTTGGGCATGTGGCAGGGGATTTATCTTTGTGAACATCGTGATCATGGAGGTGAAAGGAAGCTCATTGTAACTGCCTGGGGAGTATGA
- a CDS encoding ImuA family protein: MPESNIDIINQLRKDILQLEGFKPPTAAAVSVMGLGLLEATFPNGIFPIGVVHEFLGAETEQAAACSGFMAALLGRLMQHEGIGVWIGTSRKLFPPALKAFGIEPDRVVFVDLQRERDVLWAMEEALKCEGLAAVVGEVREISFAQSRRLQLAVESSRVTGFILRTDARKLSTTACTVRWQITSLPSEESEMPGVGFPRWNVELLKVRNGNPGSWQMEWAEGHFIQLSEPASAKEMELQTLQAG; the protein is encoded by the coding sequence ATGCCCGAAAGCAACATCGATATTATCAATCAGCTCCGAAAGGATATTTTGCAGTTGGAAGGTTTTAAGCCCCCGACTGCTGCAGCTGTTTCTGTTATGGGGCTTGGGCTATTAGAAGCTACTTTTCCAAATGGAATTTTTCCTATCGGTGTGGTGCACGAGTTTTTGGGTGCCGAAACAGAACAAGCTGCGGCCTGCAGCGGTTTTATGGCGGCTTTGCTGGGCAGGCTGATGCAGCATGAGGGTATCGGCGTATGGATTGGCACTTCAAGGAAGCTATTTCCGCCTGCACTGAAGGCGTTCGGCATTGAACCAGACCGGGTAGTTTTTGTGGACCTGCAAAGGGAAAGGGATGTTCTTTGGGCAATGGAAGAAGCGCTGAAATGTGAGGGACTGGCTGCTGTTGTCGGAGAAGTGCGGGAGATCAGCTTTGCGCAATCCCGGCGACTGCAACTGGCTGTCGAAAGCAGCAGGGTAACCGGGTTTATTTTGCGAACCGATGCCAGAAAACTAAGTACAACGGCATGTACCGTACGGTGGCAGATTACCTCCTTGCCAAGTGAGGAAAGTGAAATGCCTGGTGTAGGTTTTCCCCGCTGGAATGTTGAACTTCTGAAAGTCCGCAACGGCAATCCCGGTAGCTGGCAAATGGAATGGGCCGAAGGTCACTTTATACAGCTCAGTGAACCTGCATCAGCAAAGGAAATGGAGCTTCAAACATTACAAGCAGGATAA